In Planctomonas sp. JC2975, the genomic stretch ACGGCGGCGCGGCTCGCGAGCGAGCTGACCGCGCGGCACGCCGACGTCAGCCCGGCGGCGGCAGGACTTCTCGTTCCCGGCAACGTCGACGATGTGCGCGGCATCGGCGTCTTCGCCGAGAACCTCGGCTGGGTGGAGTATCCGTTTCGCGACGAGGGCTCGGCTGCGCTCGGGCTCCCCGTCGCGTTCGGGCACGACGTGCGGGGTGCGGGCGAGGCTGAGCACCGGCTCGGCGCGGCGCGCGGCTTCGACGACGTGCTGGTCGTGACGATCGGCACGGGCATCGCAGCAGCTGTCTACGTCGGCGGCCGGCTCCATACAGGGGGCGGCCTGGCCGGCGAGATCGGCCACGATCGCGTCGCGGAGGGACCGGTCTGCGCATGCGGCGGACGCGGCTGCCTCGAAGCCGTCGCCTCCGCGGCCGCGATCGCGCGCCGCTACACCGCACGCACGGGCCGCTCCGTCTCCGGTGCACGCGAGGTGCTCGACCGCATGCACCGCGGAGACGCCAACGCCGCCGCAGCCTGGGAGTCCGCGCTCGACGCGCTCGCGATCGGTTTCTCGCACGCCGTCGCCCTGCTCGCGCCACAAGCGATCGTCGTCGGCGGGGGCCTGTCGGAGGCGGGCGAGGAGTTGCTGCAGCCGCTGCGCGAACGTCTGGACGGCATCCTCACCTTCCATCGGCGACCGCTGCTGATCAAGGCGAGCATCGGAGCGGATGCCGGGCTCTACGGCTCCGCACTCGCCGCGCGCGACGTCGCAGCGAGTGAACAGGCGGAACAGACGCTCACAGCGGGAGGACACGCATGACCAGGGCCGCAACAGGGACCCTCGTGACGGATGCGGCGCTGGCCGGATCCGGGATCGGCGCGTTCAACGTGATCCACCTTGAGACCGCCGAGGCGATCGTCGCGGCAGGCGAGCGGGCTCAGCTACCGGTGATCCTGCAGATCTCGCAGAACTGCGTGGCATATCACGGCGGCCTCGAACCGGTCGCGAACGCCTGCCTTGCTCTGGCGGACGCCGTCACCACCCCTGTCGCTGTGCACCTGGACCACGCGGAGGACGAGCAGCTGGCCCGCCGTGCCATTCAGCTCGGCTTCGGCTCGGTCATGTTCGATGCGGCGCGGCTGGAATACGAGGACAACGTCCTGGCCACGAGGCGGATCGTAGAGTACGCGCACGCCGACGACGTCTTCGTGGAGGCGGAACTCGGCGCAATCGGCGGCAAGGACGGCGCGCACGCACCAGGCGTGCGAACGGATCCGGACGAGGCCGTGCGTTTCGTGGCCGACACCGGCGTCGACGCGCTCGCGGTGGCCGTCGGATCGTCGCACGCGATGACCGAGCGCCGCGCGTCCCTCGACCTTGACCTCATCGCCCGGCTGCACGACCGGCTCGACGTCCCCCTCGTGCTGCACGGATCCTCCGGCGTGCCGGACGACGACATCGTGGCCGCGATCCGCGCCGGCATGACGAAGATCAACGTGTCGACGCACCTGAACGGATACTTCACCCGCGCGATCCGCGAGTACCTGGACGCGAACCCGTCGGTGGTCGACTCGCGGAAGTACGTCGCCGCCGGCCGCGAGGCGCTCAGTCGCGAAGCGGAACGCCTGCTGCGGGTCTTCCACGACGTGCGAGACGAGGGGGCCGGCATCCGGATACAAGGGGAGGCCGCACGATGAACCGCACCGAGCGGCTCCGAGCGGTTCTCGACCTGCTCGCCGAGACGGGCCAGATCGAGGTGGATGACATCGTCGAGCGTCTCGGCGTCTCTCAGGCGACCGCCAGACGCGACCTCGACGCTCTCGCGTCGCAGCAGCTCCTCAGCCGCACCAGGGGCGGCGCGACGGGCCAGTCCGTCGCCTACGACCTGCCCCTGCGCTTCAAGCGCGAGCAGCACGCGGCGGAGAAGCAGGCGATCGCACAGGCGGCGAGCGCCCTCGTTCCCCGCGGCGCCGTCGTCGGCCTGTGCGGCGGCACGACGAGCACCGCCGTCGCGACCGCTCTCGGCGCCCGGCAGGATGTGGCCGAGCCGTCGTCGCATCCGACGCTGACGGTGGTGACGAACGCGATCAACATCGCGGCGCAGCTCCTGATGCGTCCGCAGATCAAGGTCGTGATGACGGGAGGCGTCGTGCAGTCGCGTTCGTACGAGCTCGTCGGCCCGTACACCGACTCCGTGCTGGGGCAGATCTCGCTCGACTACGCCTTCATCGGCGTGAACGGCGTCGATCCGAGGCTCGGTCCGACGGTGCACGACGAGCACGAGGCAGCGGTCAACGCGCTGATGGCGCGGAGGGCCGATCACGCAGTGCTGGTCGCGGACTCCAGCAAGATCGGGCGGCGCGCGTTCGCGACGGTGGGCGATCCTGGAGCGTTCGACACGATCATCACCGACGACGGGATCACCACGGGCCAGCGCAGGGCGTTCGAAGAAGCCGGCGTGCGCGTCATCGTGGCCTGAGCATCCGGCGGACCGTCGATCCCAGGTCGTTGGCAGGGCGCCGCCTTGCGCGGTACGAGCACCTGCTACCGTCGCGCACGTGACGAGCGCGACACGACCTGACCTGCTGCGTCCTGCGACGGGCGACGTCGCGCATCGGGTCACGTTCATCGAGCTGTTCTTCGACCTGGTGTTCGTCTTCGCGGTCACGCAGCTGTCGCACATCCTGATCCACGAGCAGGATCCGCTGGCCCTCCTCCACACCGTGATGCTGACGATGGTCGTGTGGATGGCCTGGGTCGACACCACGTGGGCCTTGAGCTGGCTCAATCCGGAACGCGGGCCGGTCAGCGCCCTGCTCTTCGTGCTGATGGGGCTCGGACTGATCCTCGCCGCCACCATTCCGCAGGCCTTCACGACGGAGGCGTTGCCGTTCGCACTCGCGCTCGTGGCCTTCAATCTGGGCCACAGCGTGTTCACGATGATCGCGTTCTCACGGCATCGACCGCAGCACACGGCGAACTTCGCGAGAATATCCGCCTGGCACGCCGTCGAAGGCGCGGTCTGGATCACCGGAGCGCTTGTGCCGGAGGGCGCTCGGGTGTGGGTGTGGCTGGTCGCCATCGCCCTCGCCTGGATCGCGCCTCGCGTGTTCTTCTGGGTGCCGGTGTTCGGCCGCTCGAATGTGGCGACCTGGGACGTCAGCGGCGAGCACATGTCGGAGCGCGTGAGCCTCTTCTTCATCATCGCGCTCGGCGAGTCCATCGTCGTCACGGGCTCGGCCTTCGCCCAGACGGGCCTCTCGTGGCTCGGCGTGACGGCGTTTCTCGCCGCCTTCGTCGGGACCGTGCTGATGTTCCTGCTCTACTTCCGTCACAATCAGCGCGGAGGCAGCGACTACATCTCACGGGCATCAAACCGTGGCATGATCGCTCAGACCGCGTACACCTACATCCCGATCCTCCTCGTCTTCGGCATCGTCGGATCAGCTGTCGCCGACGGGCTCATCCTGCGCCAACCGACGGTCGGAAATGACGCGTGGGTGGCGGGGCTGCTCTGCGGGTCCGCTGCCCTCTACGTGCTCGGCAACGCGCTGTTCAGCCGGGCGACGGGTGGCCCGTGGTTGTGGACTCATCTCATCGGCGCCGTGGTGCTCACGGCGATGATCGCCTTGTTCCCGATCGTCGAGCCCCTAGTCCTCAGCTGGACAGTGAATGTCGTGCTGGCCGCAATGGTGCTCAAGGAGACGATCGCACTGCGGCTGACCAGGCACACCGAGGAGTGAGGCGGTGCCATCGGATCCTTCACGACGACACCACCTCAGCCTCACCGCGGATGCGAAGCCCCCGACGCACCACGGCTTCCTGATCGGTTCGGGATTCCGTCAGGGATCGCCGCGTCGAAGCCGAATGTGACGCGACGATGGTCCTTTCATCTGAGGTAGACGCGCACGTGCGCGGATCATGACGCGAGTTCGCGAAGAGATT encodes the following:
- a CDS encoding ROK family protein, translating into MSHAASTETSAAQKSGSDSASVDEVTLLGPGAAVLAFDVGGTDMKAALVDSDGQLRETLRTPTPLEGEGTGRAVVATAARLASELTARHADVSPAAAGLLVPGNVDDVRGIGVFAENLGWVEYPFRDEGSAALGLPVAFGHDVRGAGEAEHRLGAARGFDDVLVVTIGTGIAAAVYVGGRLHTGGGLAGEIGHDRVAEGPVCACGGRGCLEAVASAAAIARRYTARTGRSVSGAREVLDRMHRGDANAAAAWESALDALAIGFSHAVALLAPQAIVVGGGLSEAGEELLQPLRERLDGILTFHRRPLLIKASIGADAGLYGSALAARDVAASEQAEQTLTAGGHA
- a CDS encoding class II fructose-bisphosphate aldolase yields the protein MTRAATGTLVTDAALAGSGIGAFNVIHLETAEAIVAAGERAQLPVILQISQNCVAYHGGLEPVANACLALADAVTTPVAVHLDHAEDEQLARRAIQLGFGSVMFDAARLEYEDNVLATRRIVEYAHADDVFVEAELGAIGGKDGAHAPGVRTDPDEAVRFVADTGVDALAVAVGSSHAMTERRASLDLDLIARLHDRLDVPLVLHGSSGVPDDDIVAAIRAGMTKINVSTHLNGYFTRAIREYLDANPSVVDSRKYVAAGREALSREAERLLRVFHDVRDEGAGIRIQGEAAR
- a CDS encoding DeoR/GlpR family DNA-binding transcription regulator, whose protein sequence is MNRTERLRAVLDLLAETGQIEVDDIVERLGVSQATARRDLDALASQQLLSRTRGGATGQSVAYDLPLRFKREQHAAEKQAIAQAASALVPRGAVVGLCGGTTSTAVATALGARQDVAEPSSHPTLTVVTNAINIAAQLLMRPQIKVVMTGGVVQSRSYELVGPYTDSVLGQISLDYAFIGVNGVDPRLGPTVHDEHEAAVNALMARRADHAVLVADSSKIGRRAFATVGDPGAFDTIITDDGITTGQRRAFEEAGVRVIVA
- a CDS encoding low temperature requirement protein A; translation: MTSATRPDLLRPATGDVAHRVTFIELFFDLVFVFAVTQLSHILIHEQDPLALLHTVMLTMVVWMAWVDTTWALSWLNPERGPVSALLFVLMGLGLILAATIPQAFTTEALPFALALVAFNLGHSVFTMIAFSRHRPQHTANFARISAWHAVEGAVWITGALVPEGARVWVWLVAIALAWIAPRVFFWVPVFGRSNVATWDVSGEHMSERVSLFFIIALGESIVVTGSAFAQTGLSWLGVTAFLAAFVGTVLMFLLYFRHNQRGGSDYISRASNRGMIAQTAYTYIPILLVFGIVGSAVADGLILRQPTVGNDAWVAGLLCGSAALYVLGNALFSRATGGPWLWTHLIGAVVLTAMIALFPIVEPLVLSWTVNVVLAAMVLKETIALRLTRHTEE